In the genome of Candidatus Saccharibacteria bacterium, one region contains:
- a CDS encoding ATP-binding cassette domain-containing protein: protein MSSEHLHIELENIHVHIPEERTGMQRLLLRGPEYGQHVLRGVDLEIEAVPGTYTAIEGPSGSGKTTLLTTILGGLPGNQDRPTEGRVLWDGFDIYDMKPVERSEALRRVGFIPQTFLPMRGLTIAERVTLPYRLESRYERRAANKTTNKKVADVLDEVGLEKLPTSSNANLSNGEMRRMAFASALLGSEVEMLLADEPTAGLNGSSKDGINNLMSRLNDEGMPMVFITHEQHQAKTTVDIQDGRVVGRHDTPVRGKYSDSAEDSGVAS from the coding sequence ATGAGTAGCGAACATCTTCACATAGAACTAGAAAATATCCATGTCCATATCCCAGAAGAACGTACTGGAATGCAACGCCTTTTATTGCGGGGACCTGAATATGGGCAGCATGTACTGAGGGGCGTTGACCTAGAGATAGAAGCCGTGCCCGGCACTTATACTGCTATAGAGGGTCCATCTGGTTCTGGTAAGACAACATTGTTAACCACAATCTTAGGAGGACTACCCGGCAATCAAGATCGACCTACTGAGGGTCGCGTGCTCTGGGATGGGTTCGATATATACGATATGAAACCAGTAGAGCGTAGCGAGGCTTTACGTCGTGTTGGTTTTATACCGCAAACTTTTCTGCCAATGAGGGGGCTTACTATAGCGGAAAGAGTAACACTGCCGTATCGTCTAGAGTCAAGATATGAGCGAAGGGCTGCCAATAAGACAACAAATAAAAAAGTCGCAGATGTTTTAGATGAGGTGGGCTTAGAGAAACTACCAACAAGTTCAAACGCTAATCTATCAAACGGAGAGATGCGAAGAATGGCATTCGCCTCTGCATTGTTGGGATCAGAGGTAGAAATGTTGCTTGCTGATGAGCCTACAGCTGGGCTGAACGGCTCTTCAAAAGACGGTATAAATAATCTTATGAGTCGGCTAAATGACGAGGGTATGCCAATGGTGTTTATTACACACGAGCAACACCAGGCAAAGACAACTGTAGACATACAGGATGGTAGGGTTGTGGGTAGGCATGATACTCCCGTGCGAGGTAAATATAGCGATAGCGCTGAAGATTCAGGAGTTGCATCATGA